The following proteins come from a genomic window of Bacillus oleivorans:
- a CDS encoding deoxynucleoside kinase, producing the protein MVYSATPFITVEGPIGVGKTSLAKAISEHFSHQLLKEIVDENPFLGKFYENIEEWSFQTEMFFLCNRYKQLEDIKTRYLNHQIPVVADYHIFKNMIFAMRTLKPEQFQKYEKIYQILTSDMPSPNVVIYLHASLDTLLSRIQVRGRDIEKNISPLYLEQLSIDYEKFMDQFQKQHPKIPVIRINGDELDFVKNKEDLNLILSKLQMILDEGVIKHEPAR; encoded by the coding sequence GTGGTTTATTCCGCCACACCCTTTATTACCGTTGAAGGCCCGATTGGTGTTGGGAAAACCTCGCTTGCAAAAGCCATTTCCGAACACTTTTCCCACCAATTATTAAAGGAAATTGTCGACGAAAACCCATTCCTGGGAAAATTCTATGAAAACATTGAAGAGTGGAGTTTTCAGACTGAAATGTTCTTTTTGTGCAATCGTTACAAACAGTTAGAGGATATCAAAACACGCTATTTAAATCATCAAATCCCTGTTGTAGCTGATTACCATATTTTTAAAAATATGATCTTTGCGATGAGAACATTAAAACCAGAACAATTTCAAAAGTACGAAAAGATTTATCAAATCTTAACAAGTGACATGCCTAGCCCCAATGTAGTGATCTATCTTCATGCAAGTTTAGATACATTGCTCAGCAGGATTCAGGTGAGAGGCAGAGATATTGAAAAAAATATCAGTCCTCTTTATTTAGAGCAGCTATCCATCGATTACGAAAAATTTATGGATCAATTCCAGAAACAGCATCCTAAAATCCCTGTTATCCGAATTAACGGAGATGAATTGGATTTCGTTAAAAACAAAGAAGATTTAAACCTTATTTTATCCAAACTACAAATGATATTAGATGAAGGAGTAATCAAACATGAACCTGCGAGATAA